From the Desulfuromonas thiophila genome, the window AATTGGAATTGAATGAGGGCGATGGTATCTATCTCGACTCTTCTCTTAGATGTCAGCTGTCATCCTCGGATGGCGGCGAAGTCTCCATTGTTGCGCTTGTTGCCCGTTGATTTTGTTGTGATCCCCGGCTGGTACCATGCAGGTGCTGGCTGGGGCCGTGATTCAGGGCGGTGTCAGTGTTACTTTTTCACTCATATGCAGGCTCACGCCTGAGTGAACTTGCGTTGCGCCAAGACTGTTTTACTAACAGGGTTTTGGCGTTTTTCCGTCTGACCCGCGTGAAGCGGTCGGAGGTTTTTGGGCCGATTCCTTGAGCTTTCGGTTTAGGGGGGTGGGAGGTTCTATGAAAATCCGGCGCTTTTTGGTGCTATTGAGTCTGTTGTTGTGTGGCGCCTGTCAGGTTTCTCCGCCGTTGCCGCCAGCAGTGGTGGATGAGGCGGAGGTGTTGTCGCCGTCGGCCCGGCAACGGCTGTGTCAACAGGCGCGGTTGTTGCTGCAGCAACAGCGGATCGCGTTGCAGGTATGGATTCTGCCGCAGGCGGTGGACGATCTGGATCGTCTGGCGGCTGATCAGCTCAGCCGGTTAAGACTGGGAGAGCAGACCGGCGGTGCTCGTGGTCTGCTGCTGGTGTTCGATCCTCAACGGCAGCAGGTGCGTCTTGAGGTGGGCTATGATCTGGAGGCGTTGCTGACCGATCTGTTTATCGGCCGTATCGAGCGTGAGCAGATGGCGCCTTTTTATGCTGCCGGTCGACTGGCCGAGGGGATTGAGGCGACGGTAGAACTGGTGGTGGGGGCGGTGCTGGCACAGGAAGATGCCTTGCCGGATCGTCCGGCGGTGCGCAACGGTACAACGCTGTCGGGTGGCGGCGGTGCACGGTTGGCGCTGGAGGGGGCGGCTGCCCGACCAGAGGAGACGCTTGATGTGGCCGATCTGGCGCGTTATCAGCCACAACCAACGCCGCTGGAAAGCCTGGCTTTGTATCTTGAGGTTCTCCGGGCACGGATCAAGGCGCCTCAGCTGCCACTGTACAGTCCGTCGAGTCGCGATTTTTTTGCGTCTTGGCTGGTGACGGACGCCCAGCAGGCCAACGCCCAGGCTTTGCTGGAGGCTCATTGGGCCGAGGCTGAGGTGCGTACAGGCACGGTGCAGCATGAACAACTGGCGGTGATACGTTTTCCCGTTACCCGGCGCGGGTGTGCCCCCTATCTGCTGCGGCGGGTCGCAGCCGGCTGGCAGCTTGATTTTGCCGCCATGCATCAGCTGCTGGGCTTCAATCACAACAACCAGTGGTTCATGCGGCGGCAGGACCATGCTTTTATGTTCGCCTTTCGCGACTGGCGCTTTGATCGGCAGGGGTTCCCTCATGCGGCGCCGTAAAGGAAACTCAATCCAGCCTGTCGTTGTCGGCGTCAAGCCGGTCGAGAAAGGCCTGCAACTGTGCCGGGTTCAGCCATAGTCCGCTGAGGTGCTGTGCCCCCGCCTGCAGCGCCGGGATCAGGCGGATGCCGGCACGCCAGCTGCGCAGGGGCTGCCGCAGCACATTGATTTCCTCGATGGTCAG encodes:
- a CDS encoding TPM domain-containing protein yields the protein MKIRRFLVLLSLLLCGACQVSPPLPPAVVDEAEVLSPSARQRLCQQARLLLQQQRIALQVWILPQAVDDLDRLAADQLSRLRLGEQTGGARGLLLVFDPQRQQVRLEVGYDLEALLTDLFIGRIEREQMAPFYAAGRLAEGIEATVELVVGAVLAQEDALPDRPAVRNGTTLSGGGGARLALEGAAARPEETLDVADLARYQPQPTPLESLALYLEVLRARIKAPQLPLYSPSSRDFFASWLVTDAQQANAQALLEAHWAEAEVRTGTVQHEQLAVIRFPVTRRGCAPYLLRRVAAGWQLDFAAMHQLLGFNHNNQWFMRRQDHAFMFAFRDWRFDRQGFPHAAP
- a CDS encoding glutaredoxin family protein; amino-acid sequence: MPEIHFYFSPLCPRCRGARRELERLRQQRPDLTIEEINVLRQPLRSWRAGIRLIPALQAGAQHLSGLWLNPAQLQAFLDRLDADNDRLD